The DNA segment GCAAATTTTGTGTCTTTGATTGATAATATCTATATAAACATCGCCGCTATTTGGTGGATTAATAGCCGATAATTGATCATCTACAGGATAATAATATCCCAATTCTTTACCGTTTTCATCAATTAATTTCATATTTCCATAGACTAAACCAGCATCTTTATGTTCTCGAAATGCTTGAAGTTGGTTTGCAATGCAATCAGGTTGCAAAATATCATCTGCTGCAAGATCAATCACAAAGTCACCTTTGGCTTTACTGAAAATCGAATTGAAGGTTTTTGTGTATCCTCTATTTATTCTGTTTCTAGTGAAGTGAATTTCTGGATGATTTCGCAACCATTTTTCTATTACATCTGCTGAATTATCAGGACTGCAATCATCTCCTATTAAAAGTTCTATATTTTTGTAGGTCTGATTTAATACGGAATCCAAGGCGAGTGTCACAAATTTTTCGTGATTATAGCTTAGACAAATAATGCTAACCAATGGCATACTCTGCATAAAGATTGTAATATTGTAGTTTAAATGTAAATTTAGTTATTCAAAAATAATATGCAACATAAGAAGTTAAAAATTGCTTTATTGGCCTACCGTCTTAGTGGTGGTGGATTAGAAAAAGTAATGTCTTCCTTATCCCTTTATTTTGACAAAGTTGGTTTAGAAGTTCACAATATCGTTCTGGAAGATTATATTGATTATCCGTACGGGGGATTATTGAAAAACTTCGGAATTGGGAAATCTGAAAATGAAAGTGTTACTGAAAAAGCCAAGTCTTTCTTTACTTTAAAAAAGTATATTAATTCAAATAACTTTGACCACATTATAGATTTCAGATATAGATTGCAACCGCTTAAGGAATTGCTTTACGCTAAATTTATTTTTAAATCTAATACAATTCTTACCGTTCACAGCTCCAAAATCAACACCTATTTGCCCGATAACTCCTTTATCACCGGTATCATTTGCGATGGTAAAAAGCTAGTTTGTGTTTCAAAAAAGATTCAAGAATTGGTAGAGAAGAAGCACCACCTTACAGGTTGCACGACTATTTATAATCCAATTGATTTAGAAATGGTGATTATACAATCAAATGAACCTATCGATATTGATTCCGAATTTATAATTGCAATCGGCAAATATGATGACAACAATGTCAAGCAACTGGATTTGTTGATTGGCGCTTACGCAAAATCAATTCTGCCACAATCAAACATTAAATTAGTGCTTTTGGGAGCAGGTCAGAATCCCGATTTAATGAAAGTAATAGAGAATTTTAAACTTGAAAATTTTGTGGTTTTGATAGATTTTGATGTAAATCCACATAAATATATTAGCAAAGCCAAATTTCTAGTTTTAAGTAGCAAACACGAAGGTTTCGGGATGGTACTTGTTGAAGCTTTGGCCAACAATATTCCTGCTATTTCATTTGATTGCATTGCGGGTCCAAACGAAATTATCACTCATGAACAAAATGGTTTACTAGTAGAGAATCAAAATTTTAGCGCGATGACAACATCTTTAAATCGGTTTTTTCACGATCCGAAGCTTTACGAATACTGCAAATCCAACGCTTATCAGAGTGTGCAACGGTTTTCGACTGAACAAATTGGCAAACAATGGCTTGATTTATTAAAAATAGAATTAAATTCGTCGTATGAATATTGATATTATAAAAATCCCTAAAATTGAGGATCCACGCGGAAATCTGTCGGTAATTCAAGAGGATATTCTTCCATATACTTTCAAGCGAATTTACTATCTATACGATGTTCCGAGCGGTGCCTATCGCGGTGGCCACTCACATATTGCGCAAAAAGAATTCTTGATTGCTCTTAGCGGAAGCTTTACGGTTGTTTTAAACGATGGTCATGAAACCCAAACTGTGACCCTTAATAAGCCCAATGAAGGATTGTTAATTCATGAGGGAATTTGGCGCGAATTGATGGATTTTTCGAGCGGGTCTGTGTGTTTGGTAGTGGCTTCAGACGTTTTTGACGAGGACGATTATATCAGAGAATTTGATGAATTTCTAGCGGATCATAAATCCTAATTATAAATAGAAAAGTCAATACCATTGCGTCTTAGCAGCTGTTTTATTTTTAATAGTAACAATAGTATGCCTTTCGGCAAAATATACAAAGCCTTCGATTTGACTGAGAGGTTTTCCTTTGAAATTTGGTTATACAACGATTTCGACTCATTTGAAGCACCCGCCATTTTGTATTGCATAGCATATTCCATCCGGTAAAGGTCCAAATATTTTTTTAGACTAAGATTCGACTTTTCATGATCTTGATATTCGTCAAATCTTTTGATGTTCTTTTGTAAAATGTCTGTTTTAGATAGACTTCCTTCTATATAATGAAGGTAAGAGGAAGTCAATTTATTGCCAATTATAATTTTGGAATGCAATGCAATTCTAATCCACATATCAGTATCCTGACCACTTGAAATATATTTTTTAAAATTTCCGATTTCACTAAAAATTGATTTCGGGACAGCAACAGAAATGGAACTTGCAACGGCATAATGCAAACTAGCGGCAAAATAATCTTCTACTACACCTTCATAAGTATCATCAATACCGTAAAAGGATGGTTGGTAAGTGCTACCATTTTCAAAAATCAATTGATATCGGTTGCAATACATTCCCGCTTGTGGAAATCGATCAATCAACTTTTTAAGTTCTTCCAGATGATTTTGCATCCAAAGATCGTCTGCATCCAAAAAAGCGATATAAGGCGCAGTTGATTTTTCGATTCCGAAGTTTCGAGCTGCCGCAGCTCCGTGGTTTGCGGTAGAAAAATAACTGATTCGAGCATCTGAAAAACTTTTTACAATCTTTCCGCTAGCATCGGTGGAGCCATCATTTACAACGATAATTTCAAAGTCAGTAAAGCGCTGCTTCAAAACATTTTCTAGGGTTTGAGCAATATACTTTTCTTTGTTGTAAAGTGGAATAACGACCGAGAAAACTGGCATTAAAATTAAGTTTTCTCAAAGATAGCATTTACTGACAGTTATTTGATCTTGGTACAATATGTTTTTAATCGGTACTTTTTACCACCGGTCGATTTTATTAAGCTACTTTTCTTCTTCGACGGGAATGCCGCACTGTCCTCGATTATAATTTTGTATTTTTGTTAAGATTTATGCAACAGAAGAAATTACATATTATTTGTTTTGACAATCCTTATCCGCCAGTTTATGGGGGTGTTATCGATGTTTTCTATAAGCTTAAGGCACTTCATAAAATAGGTGTGGAAATTAACTTGCATTGTTTTGTAGATGAAATTCCTGCAGATACTGCTGCTTTGCAAAGTATTACTGAAAGCTGCCATTTCTACAAACGGAATAATAGCATTTTTAACTTATTTTCAAAAAAACCATATTCGGTCGCATCTAGAAGTCATAAAATGCTTGCGCAAAATCTCAAAAATGATAATTTTGATATTTTGTTTGAAGGCTTACAATCCACCTCAGTTATTCGAGCGCGATGTTTTAAGGATAGAAGTCTTTATTTGCGACTTCATAATCTTGAAAACAACTACTACAAAGGTTTGGTAAAGACTGAAACTAGTATTTTTAAAAAGATTCTTTATTTCATCGAATCATATAAGTATGAAAGGTATCTCAAGAATTTAGCCGAATTCTGTTGCGTCTTCACCTTATCATCTTTTGAAACTGATGCTGTAAATGATCTATATAACAATGCCGAATATATTCCAGTTTTCCATGGGAATGATAGGATAGCGGATACTTCAGATTTTGGTCAATACGCTTTCTATAATGGTGATTTGCGAATTTCTGACAATAAAAAAGCCGCCGATTTTTTAATAGATGTGTTTCAATCGGTGGACAATTATCCACTAATTATAGCTTCTAGTTTAGAAAATGAAACATTGATGAAAAGATGTGAACAGCTCAAAAACGTGCAATATATTGTTATCAAAAACCACGAACATCTAATTAGTTTGTCTCAGAATGCTCATATTAATGTGATGTTATCATTTCAGCAATCTGGCACAAAATTGAAAGCTGTAAATGCACTTTTTCAAAGTAGGCATTGCATCATAAACAGCAATATGCTTGACGATAAGAAGTTGCGAAGTCTTTGTGAAGTTGCCGAAACCAAAGAAGAATTTATCACCGCAATTGAAACTTTAAAATCCAAACCTTTTAGAGAGCATGAACAGCGCAAGCTAATTTTGAATGAGGTTTTAGAAGATGCTGAAAATGCCGAAAAACTGTACGGATTTATTGCAAAATAGCACTGAGCGAAAAACTTTGTGGCTCAGAAATATTATTTTTTATTGCAGCTTGAGTTGCGAAAAATAGCCAAGTCGATACAAATCAAAAACCGTCATCGATGGATTGGCCGATAAAAGATTTATTTCCATATCCTTTTTGAAGTAAGAATAAAACTGACTCATCGTTTTGGTAAGACCATATTTCTCGATCGTTGCAAATTGCTTTAAAAGTCGGTTTTCGCCTTTGACCATTTCAAAATTTGTCAAATAATCTAGATTTTCTATTGCGATTCGAGTCTTTTTTAAGAAAACTTTCGAGCTATCAAGATTGATGTGAGTAGCTGGATTGTCTATATGGAAAATTTTAATATTTTTTAATTTTAAATCGTAGAAGAAAACAAGATCTTCATACCCATAATTTGTGATAACTGCCGAAAATCTATTCTCCTTAAAAACGTCTCGACTGATTAGTAGGTTTGAAGTTAGGGAAGATTGATAAGGTTTCTTCTTTCGATGTTCTACCGATAGACTTTCTCTTTTGTAACCATAAACCCAGCGAAGAATATGGGATTCACTTGGACGATTCTTTTTATAATTAATTCCGCCGTAGCAGACTTCAACTTCGGGAATTTTTAAAGTGTTCAGATAATTTTCGATAAATCGGTCTGATACAGGCATTACATCACAATCTAAAATAAGAAGCCATTCGTATTTTGATTTTTTATAAAGTGAGTTGATATTCTTGCCTCTACCAATATTTTGCTCATTAATAAAGAAATTGCAATTTTCAAGAGTTAGAATTTCACTATTCTCAATATTATGAACCGATTGAGACCCATCATCTTGGCATAAAATTTCAAATTCAATTTGCTGTTCCCGACATTGCTCCCAAAGTTTTTGAACTAGTGGAAACACATTGTAATTGTATGTGGGTATTAAAATTGATAGCATTATACGGTTCTTTGTACCACTTCAAAAATTGATGCATTTTCGCACTTAAGGGTTTTCGCAGGGAATTTTAATATTAGCGCATAGTCGTGAGTGGTCATAATAACGGTTTGACCTTTTTCATTAATCTTACGTAAAACTTCCATAATTTCTACGCTAGTTTGCGGATCTAGATTTCCTGTAGGCTCATCTGCAAGTATAAGTTCAGGATCGTTGAGCAGCGCACGAGCAATGGCAACACGTTGTTGTTCTCCGCCCGAAAGCTGATGCGGCATTTTATGCGCAAACGTAAGTAAATCTACACGATTAAGAACTTCATTGATTCTTTCGTCCATTGCAGGCTTGTCCTTCCATCCGGTGGCACGAAGCACAAATTGCATATTATCATAAATATTACGATCCGGAAGTAGTTTAAAATCTTGAAATACGATTCCAATCTTACGGCGTAGAAAAGGAATATTACTTTCTTTAAGTGTAGCCAAATCATATCCTACAATGGTGCCTTCTCCTTCTAGAAGCGGCATATCTGCATAGAGAGTTTTCATTAAACTACTCTTGCCCGAACCTGTTTTTCCGATGATGTAAATAAATTCTCCACGCTGTACCGCAAGACTAAGGTTTGATATAATCACACGTTTATCCTGTGAGATGGTAACATTTTGTAAAAAAACAATAGGTTCTGCCATTTTGGTATGTTTAAGTGGTAAAAGTAATAAGTAAAGCGGCGGTTTCAAAACTAAATTTAAAATAATGCACTCACTCACAAATTAGCTCCTACAATGCCTTCTATTTTTGATAGCATATTTAAATAGTTAAAAAAATGTGTATAATAATTGTTAAGTTGTTGCCGTTATCAGCTACAGATTCTTACTTTTGAATTTTTGATAAAAACCCATAGATAATGCATAAATACGCTCGATTACTATTTACCATTTCGCTATTTACTGTAGGTACAGTTTCGGCTCAAAATTCGGAAATTTACACCCACGAGTTAAAGGATTACGACAAAGCACTTTACCTCTATAATAATAAGCAATATCTCTCCGCTCAGATACTTTTTGATAAAGTAAAAGCAACGACAAATAACTCAGATGTACAGGGTGACTGCGCTTATTATAGTGCAAATGCTGCTATTCGTCTAGAGCAACAAGATGCCGACTCGAAAATGGAGAATTTTGTTCGCGATTATCCAAGTAGCACGAAGCAAAATCAAGCTTATATAGAGGTAGCTCATTTTTATTTTGAGCAAGGAAAATATCCACAGGCATTGGAATGGTTTGATAAAGTGGATGAGAATTCGCTTAGCGCAAAAGATCAGGAGCGTTTTGATTTCCAGAAAGGCTATTCTTTTTTCTCTGCTAAGAAAAAGAAAGAAGCGACTACTTATTTCACGAAAGTGCAAAATTCTAAAGAATACGGATCTCAAGCTAAGTATTATTTAGGTTTTATGGCTTATGAAGGTGATGATTATAAAGAAGCAACAAAATACTTTGACGAAGTTTCTGGCGAAGAAAAGTACAAAGAGAAGCTTTCGTATTTTCAAGCGGATATGAATTTCAAATTAGGAAAATTTGATAAGGCGATTGAATTAGGAAAGGCGGCTATGGCCAAAAGTAATGCGATTGAGAAATCTGAATTGAATAAGATTATTGGAGAAAGCTATTTCAACCTTGAGAAGTATGCTGAAGCCATTCCGTACTTAAACCAATATAAAGGTAAAAAAGGAAAGTGGAATAATACTGATTATTACCAATTAGGATATGCTTACTACAAGCAAAACGATTTTGAAAATGCTATTGCTCAATTTAATAAAATTGTCGGTGGAAATGACTCAGTGGCACAAAACGCTTACTACCATTTAGGTGAAAGTTATTTGAAGACTGGAAAAAAACTACAGGCTTTAAATGCTTTCAAAAATGCTTCGGAAATGTCATTTAACGAGCAAATTCAAGAAGATGCGGCTTTAAACTACGCAAAGGTTAGTTATGAAATAGGTAACTCCTATCAAGCGGTACCCGATGTGTTGAATGCATTTATCCAGAAATATCCAAAATCGCCAGCAAAGCTTGAGATCGAAAATCTATTAATAGATTCTTATATCACTTCAAAAAACTACCAAGGTGCTCTAGATTTATTAGAAAAAAATAAATCTAGCAACAAAGCAGCTTATCAGAAAGTTGCTTTTTACCGAGGTTTAGAGTTGTATACAGATGGAAATTATAGTGAAGCTTTAAAATTATTTACAAAATCGATCAACGAGCCTCGTGATGCTAAATTTCTAGCGAGAGCCACTTTTTGGAAAGCGGAAACAGAATATGTATTGGATAATTTCAGTACCGCTCTTATTACTTTTAAGCAATTTATGAATTCGGCGGAAGCCAAAAACACTCCCGAATTTAAAAACAGTAACTATAATATTGCTTACACTTATTTCAAATTAAAAGAGTACGATCAAGCAGGAGATTATTTCCAGAAGCAAATTGATGCT comes from the Flavobacterium ardleyense genome and includes:
- a CDS encoding glycosyltransferase family 2 protein, which codes for MQSMPLVSIICLSYNHEKFVTLALDSVLNQTYKNIELLIGDDCSPDNSADVIEKWLRNHPEIHFTRNRINRGYTKTFNSIFSKAKGDFVIDLAADDILQPDCIANQLQAFREHKDAGLVYGNMKLIDENGKELGYYYPVDDQLSAINPPNSGDVYIDIINQRHKICSVTAMMKRSMLDELGGYDETLAFEDLDIWIRGSRKYPFYFIDKILVTRRELKSSMGSIIFLKNDARVIRMNNSSYKIMRKAMRLNKSRKENKALLRRMHYEMTKALHTRHYSLFLKYIPLELKLRFF
- a CDS encoding glycosyltransferase, with product MQHKKLKIALLAYRLSGGGLEKVMSSLSLYFDKVGLEVHNIVLEDYIDYPYGGLLKNFGIGKSENESVTEKAKSFFTLKKYINSNNFDHIIDFRYRLQPLKELLYAKFIFKSNTILTVHSSKINTYLPDNSFITGIICDGKKLVCVSKKIQELVEKKHHLTGCTTIYNPIDLEMVIIQSNEPIDIDSEFIIAIGKYDDNNVKQLDLLIGAYAKSILPQSNIKLVLLGAGQNPDLMKVIENFKLENFVVLIDFDVNPHKYISKAKFLVLSSKHEGFGMVLVEALANNIPAISFDCIAGPNEIITHEQNGLLVENQNFSAMTTSLNRFFHDPKLYEYCKSNAYQSVQRFSTEQIGKQWLDLLKIELNSSYEY
- a CDS encoding sugar 3,4-ketoisomerase, with protein sequence MNIDIIKIPKIEDPRGNLSVIQEDILPYTFKRIYYLYDVPSGAYRGGHSHIAQKEFLIALSGSFTVVLNDGHETQTVTLNKPNEGLLIHEGIWRELMDFSSGSVCLVVASDVFDEDDYIREFDEFLADHKS
- a CDS encoding glycosyltransferase family 2 protein, translated to MPVFSVVIPLYNKEKYIAQTLENVLKQRFTDFEIIVVNDGSTDASGKIVKSFSDARISYFSTANHGAAAARNFGIEKSTAPYIAFLDADDLWMQNHLEELKKLIDRFPQAGMYCNRYQLIFENGSTYQPSFYGIDDTYEGVVEDYFAASLHYAVASSISVAVPKSIFSEIGNFKKYISSGQDTDMWIRIALHSKIIIGNKLTSSYLHYIEGSLSKTDILQKNIKRFDEYQDHEKSNLSLKKYLDLYRMEYAMQYKMAGASNESKSLYNQISKENLSVKSKALYILPKGILLLLLKIKQLLRRNGIDFSIYN
- a CDS encoding glycosyltransferase family 2 protein translates to MLSILIPTYNYNVFPLVQKLWEQCREQQIEFEILCQDDGSQSVHNIENSEILTLENCNFFINEQNIGRGKNINSLYKKSKYEWLLILDCDVMPVSDRFIENYLNTLKIPEVEVCYGGINYKKNRPSESHILRWVYGYKRESLSVEHRKKKPYQSSLTSNLLISRDVFKENRFSAVITNYGYEDLVFFYDLKLKNIKIFHIDNPATHINLDSSKVFLKKTRIAIENLDYLTNFEMVKGENRLLKQFATIEKYGLTKTMSQFYSYFKKDMEINLLSANPSMTVFDLYRLGYFSQLKLQ
- a CDS encoding cell division ATP-binding protein FtsE, encoding MAEPIVFLQNVTISQDKRVIISNLSLAVQRGEFIYIIGKTGSGKSSLMKTLYADMPLLEGEGTIVGYDLATLKESNIPFLRRKIGIVFQDFKLLPDRNIYDNMQFVLRATGWKDKPAMDERINEVLNRVDLLTFAHKMPHQLSGGEQQRVAIARALLNDPELILADEPTGNLDPQTSVEIMEVLRKINEKGQTVIMTTHDYALILKFPAKTLKCENASIFEVVQRTV
- a CDS encoding tetratricopeptide repeat protein, with product MHKYARLLFTISLFTVGTVSAQNSEIYTHELKDYDKALYLYNNKQYLSAQILFDKVKATTNNSDVQGDCAYYSANAAIRLEQQDADSKMENFVRDYPSSTKQNQAYIEVAHFYFEQGKYPQALEWFDKVDENSLSAKDQERFDFQKGYSFFSAKKKKEATTYFTKVQNSKEYGSQAKYYLGFMAYEGDDYKEATKYFDEVSGEEKYKEKLSYFQADMNFKLGKFDKAIELGKAAMAKSNAIEKSELNKIIGESYFNLEKYAEAIPYLNQYKGKKGKWNNTDYYQLGYAYYKQNDFENAIAQFNKIVGGNDSVAQNAYYHLGESYLKTGKKLQALNAFKNASEMSFNEQIQEDAALNYAKVSYEIGNSYQAVPDVLNAFIQKYPKSPAKLEIENLLIDSYITSKNYQGALDLLEKNKSSNKAAYQKVAFYRGLELYTDGNYSEALKLFTKSINEPRDAKFLARATFWKAETEYVLDNFSTALITFKQFMNSAEAKNTPEFKNSNYNIAYTYFKLKEYDQAGDYFQKQIDASPKDNVRLNDSYLRLGDSRFVSAKYWPAMDAYNKAIELKSIDADYAAYQKAISYGFVARNDRKIEDLNKFLEQFPKSNYRDDVMFELGNTYIAENKTDLGLKTYDKLVAEFKNGNYSSKAILRQGLVYYNAEKDNDALAKFKKVAADYPQSPEALEAVATARLIYMDSGRVNEYAAWVKTLAFVEVTDVDLDNDTYKSAEKKYLQNETKAAIAALSSYISSFPNGIHALKANFYLAQSYFNDGLPNNAIANYEYVVGKQRSEFTEQSLARLAEIYIKKADVNNTISTLKRLETEADFPQNVTFAQANLMKTYYEQKDYSNAEIYATKVLSNPKTDAKVKADAQIIVARSAIKTNDEAKARTAYANLLSIATGELAAEALYYDAYFKNKDGKFEVSNAAVQKLTKNYSSYKYFGAKGLIVMAKNFYGLKDSFQATYILESVIKNFTAYADVIEEAKAELAKIKGEESKTNSSVQN